The nucleotide sequence CGATATTCTCAACGACGGGCGCGACAGCATTCCAGGTGCCGACGAACGCTTGAGCAACAGCTTCAGCGTCATCGATCAGCGCATCACCGACGCCATCGCTGTTCCTGCGCGCATCCTCCACAAGCTGCGCAAACGTCTTGTTGAACTGAGACGCGAAGCCGGCAAGCGCGTCGGAGACGCCGCTATCGTTCATCAGGCCGCCGACCTCGGTGCGCCAGATCGTGCGGAAGTTCTGAAGCTGCCCGGTGAAGGTCGCGGCCAACAGGGGCCCGAACTGCTGGAACTCCTTGGAGCCCTTTGCCCAAGCCTCGAAAAACTCGTCGGCGCTGACCCTGCCCTTCTTGGTGAGGTTCATCAGCTCTTGGGTGGTGACGCCCAGGCCGCGCGCCGTGATCTGCATCGCCAGCGGCAGGTGCTCCGCCATCTGCTGCTTCAGCTCCTCAAGGTAGAGCTGGCCCTTGCCGCCGATCTGGCTCATGGCGTTGAAGACCTTGTTCAGCCCGTCGGCCGAGACGCCCATGGCCGCACCGGCACCGATGGTGCCGACGATGCCCTCCTTGAGATCGTCGAGACTGACGCCGGCACCATGGGCGGTCGCCGTGAGCTTCACCCAGGCCTTGGAGAGCCCGTCGAAGTCGGTGCCGGTATCGAGCGCCGTCTTGCTGAGCCACGCGAACTGCTCGGCGGCGCTGGTCGTCTCGCGGCCCGTCTTGTTGACGCTGGTTGCGATCAGCTCCAAGCGCCGCGTCAGCGCGATCATCTGTTCGCCGGCCTGCACGGCATCCTTCGTCATCGCCGACAGAGCCAGAGTGCCGAGCACCGCATTCAGGCCGGCGAAGCTGCGGGTCAGGCTGGTGATACTGCCGCCAGAGCCCAGGCGCTCCAGCCGGGCACTGAAGGCCATAAGATCGCGCTCGGCGGTGCGGATGCCGGCCTGGAAGCTGCGGGTGTCGAGGTTGAGCGTTGCGACGATGGATCCGGCGTTGAGGCTCATGGGACGTTCCTTCGGATGGCGGCGGCAATGCGACGGGCGAGCGCGGTGCCGCTATCCAGAAGCGCCCGTTCGAGGAATTTCAGACCAACGCCGGTGCCGTGGTGCGGGATGCCGGTGTTCTTCTGACGGGAGACGGGGCCGAGGTTGTAGACCCCGGGCAGCCCCTCATGCATGCGCAGCGAGTAATCGTCACCCGAGTCGCTATAGACCGGGCCAACCGAGACGGCGACGGTGATGCCGCTGGCGCTGCTGGCGACGATCTGGGTTTTGTGGCTGTTGACGAGATCACTTGTCAGCTCGGGCGCGCGTTCGCGGCTGCCCTGCTCGACATCACGGGCGACGGCGACCGTCTCGGCCCTGGCGGCATTGATGATCGTCCGGGCCGCTGCATCGAGGTTGAGGCGCGAGAGGTCGAGTTTCATTGGATGGCCTGACGCACAAGGTCCGGGCTGACGCCGGCCAGATCGCAGACGGCGAGAAAGTTATCGTCAGCGACAAGAATCCAATCGCGAGCATCCTGTCGCGGATCGACCCGCCGGCCGGCATCATCGAAGATCCGTCCGCCTTTCATGATCGGCCCGTCCGTTGCGTCCGCCACGGCCTGGGCGATGACCCGCAGCCACATCTGTCGCTCGGGCGATGCAGGCCCGTCATGGAGAGCCACAGCGTCAAGCTGCTGAAGCCGAGGGCGCATCATTCCACGACCTTCGCGACTGAACGCAAGCGCTCGGGATCGCCGTCCGTCGCGTGCATGATGAGGTCGATGATGAGCTGGGTGTCCTGGCCGGCAGCCACCGAGAGCCCGAGCGCCTGCGCGCAGTCGCGCAGATGTCGCCGGCCACGCCGCTCGGCAAGCTGATGTAGCCATGGGCCGAACTGGTTCCGGTCGGGAAGAGAGTCGTGGATCGTGACCAGCGGCTTGGGAGACTGAGCTGTTGATAGCGACGGACAGGGGGTCGCGACAGGCACCGGAGCCGCCGCGCTGACGGGAGCGTCTTCTGCATCATCGTCCTCGCCCATGACGACCTTGCGGGCCTTCAGCTCGGCGACCTCGTCGTCGCTCATCACCGAGACAATGAGCTGACTCGACTGTTCGGCTGCGGCCTCTGGAGGCGGAGGCATCAACCAGGGGATCAGCGCCCCGTTGAGGCGCTCCATCGCGCGCAGGTAGCTATTAATAACGGTCGGCGTCATTTTGCCGCGCTCGCGGTCGATGCCAGCGTTGAGCTCCGCAACCAGCGTCGTGCCAGCCTTCACGATTCCGAGGCCGACCTGCCGGAGCAGCTGGTCGCGCTGCGCCTCTGGCAGCAGCCCTTGATTCTCTTCTGCATCATCGGGCGAGCTGCGGCTTGCGCTGGCCTGTTGCTGACGCTGACGTTCGGCCTCTTCAGCTTGCTGGCGCTGCGCCCAGGCCTCCTTTGTCCAGCCGCGCGTGCCGAACGCCTTATGGATCGTCTGTCGGCGAACACCCAGCTCGCGGGCGACATCCTCAAGGGACGCCAGCCCGCACGCAACCCGTCTCCAGTGATCGGGAGTGAGGTTCGCGACGCCGCGCTTGTCAGCCACCGCTACCACCCTGCCAAGCATCATTGGCGTTGGAGCCGGTGCCGCCGCTGCCGGCATCCGACCCGAACAGACCGCCGACCACGGAGCCCATCGTCGAGCCGGCATTACCGCTGTTGACCATTGTGCCAGCCGTGCCGGCCTGGGCCGTATCCATGCCCGACGAAATGACGTTCGAGCCGACACGGGCTCGGCCATAGATCAGAGGGACGGAACCGCCCTGCTCGGTCGAGTTGACCGGGCCGGAGAACAGATAGGACTGGTTTGCATCGACGATGGTCGACTTCGGCGTCTTCGTCAGCATCTGGCTGATGCCGGACAGCATCATCGTCGCGCCGAACAGCCCAAGTGAGCCATAGGACACGTCGAAACCAACGCCGCCGATGCTCGCCTCTGCACCCAATGCCAGCGAGCCGCCGCCCGTATAGATCGCACCGGCAATCGCCACAGCCATGATGACCGCGCCCAGGATCGCCTTGCCGCCGCCACGCTTGGAACCAGCCGGCACCGGGATGATATGCAGGTCGGCACTGCCGAGGCCGAGCGTCAGCGTATCGACGGTCAGATCGGTCCCGGAGCGGGTGTGCTTGCCACGCACTAGCCGATATTGACCCTGACGAAAGCAATGCTCGAAGCCGGGCATGGTGGCCGTCAGCGCCCGGACAGCTTCAGCAGCATCACGGACATGATAGCTGTGGGTGCGGCCGAACTGCTTGCCGAGCGCGCCGTGCAGGTGGATAGCGGTCATGTGTCACCCCTGTATCATCGGAGACAGTCGCGCTCCGGCCAGTGCCCCAGACACATAGGCCAGCCCCATTTCGAGCACCCCCTCAAGGGGTGTGCCCGGGGCAGTGACGAAGCCGGTAGGGATCTCCTTGCCATCACCCTGCAAGGCGATGACGAAATGGACGTTCTGCCGATCATCATGGCGAAGTCGGTAGGTGATCCGGCCCTCCTCCATCGCCTTGTTAAATCCATCCATGTCCTCGAAGGAATTGGCGCTCATGCTGCCCTCGTGGTGTTACCAAGGCTGCGACGGATGCGCTCGACACCACGCAGGGAGGCGTCGGTCTCGGCGGTCTGGGAGTTGATCGTCTGCCCAATCGGCGAACGGCGAACGGCGCGCATCGCGTCGAGAACCGATTGGCCGATGGGGTCAGCCGACTTGGCCGCTGCTTTCGCACGGGCGTCGGTGATCTGCGCGTCCAGATCCAGAAGACGCCGGATATCGTCCGACTCGACGGCATCACCGGCGACAGCGACGAATGCGCGCAGACTGTCACGCTCGCGCTCCATCTCGGACAGGACGGTCATCGTGCGGCCCCCTCGACTACGGAGATCAGATCAGCCAGCCGCGCCAGATCGGCGACGGCCTGCTGATGGGCCTGCCGCAGTTGCGCGACGAAGGCAGGGGTGATGATCGATCGGGCGGCGACTTCCTTCCCGGCTTCACGGAGCTTGTGCTGAACCGCCGGCGAGCGGGCATGCTCGACCAGCTTGACCGCATCGGCGCGAAGGGCACGAAGGCCCGTCAGAACTCCTTGGAACTCGATCAGCGCGGCGTTCAGGTCGATCAAGGCCTTCTCGACCGGGGCGACATCGAAATCGACCACATCATCGATAGCGTTGCGGACGATCTCCGCGAGCCGCAGAGCGCGAGCATGCTCCACCGGGCGATGCAGCACGTCATCGATCTCGGCGATGAATCCCTCGACTTGCGCAGCGTCGCCACAGTCGGCCGCTGCCTTAGCGTCCTTCGAGACCGACTGCTTGATCGCCTTGGCTTCAGTGCCGAGCGAGGCGGTCGAGGTAATCACCTGGGAGGTTGCTTCCGAGACAGTCTTGACGAAGGCGTCCCGCACCTCGTCGGCGGCGACCTCAACCGCACCGGCGCTGAAGATCAGCGTCTGGCGCGTATCACGCCCCAGCGGAGCAACGGTGTAGCCGACGACGATCTGGCCGGCATCGGCATGATGGAGTTCGTCCATCGACCCCCAGACCGGGGAATAGAGGTGGGTCTTCATGTAGTTTCCCCTTAGGCGATTGCCCGGCGGCGACGCCGGATATGGCGAACGCTGGCCGCTATGATGGAGTTGACCGACGCGAGATGCGGCTCGATGCGGGCGACGGCGGCTTTGATGAGTTCGTGGGCACGATCATCGGAGGCGATAGCGATTTCGGCCCGTTCGCCGTCAGTTAGCAGCGAGCGCACGAACAGGTCGTCGTCACCCAAGACGCCGCCCGCGACGATCAGCGCGTTCGAGACGGCCGTCTGGAGGTCTGCTGCGAAGTGAGATACCGAACGACGTTCGAGCGACGCCCACGCTTGCTCGATCTTGTCGAGGCTCGCCGACAGGCCGGCCCCGCGCTTCACCATGGCGTCGGTCGCCCAGATGTGGATGGTCTGGCGCGTCGGCTGGCCGGCCATCTCCGACACGATGCCGATGGGCATCGCCGGAAGCCCAGTCAGGAGGACCAGTGCGAGGAGCCGCTCGTCGATGGTTCGTTTTCGCGCCATGGCTTCCAACGGTGTCAAGTTCTATGATTAGATGAATTTACATGAACCAAACTCCGGTGTCAAAAATGGGCCAGGACATCACAAGACAAGCTGCAGTATATGCCCGAGTATCAACGGAGCGTCAGGCCGACAACGACAGAGTTTCACTTCCAGATCAGATACAACGATGCAAGAACCGTTGCTTGGTTGATAGTTTCTCTATTAGCGATGAACTTGTTTTTCAGGACACAACATCAGGGACGAAGGACGAGACAGGCAGGCCCGGCTTTGCCGCTCTACTCAAGGCCGCCGAAGAGGGACGCTTCACACGGCTGTATGTCCTGGCGCTCGACCGGCTGGCCCGCGACCTCGTGATCGGCGTGAAGACGCTGGAGCGCCTGGAGCAGCTGGGTATCAGCTTTGTGTCGCTGCAGGAGCCGGGCGTCGAGAATGTCGTGGTCCGCAACCTACTGCTGACGCTCGCCCAAGAGGAGCGCCGGAAGATCGTCTCCCGGACGGCGAACGGCCGGAGCGCTGCCCGCGCGAAGGGAAGATGGACGCAGGGTATGGTGCCCTTCGGCTATCGCTTGGTTGATGGCGTGCTTCAACAGGATCCAGACGAGGCAAAGGTCGTCCGCGACATCTTCAACGCCGTTCAGGCCGGCAAGGGGCGGATCGCCGTAGCCGGACAGCTCAACCGCGACAACATTCTGCCTCCGATCGTCGAGTTGCGCCTACCAAAGCGTGACCGCAAGGCGCGCATGCGAACGAACGATCCCGAGATCGGTGGGAGCTGGGCTGGGCTGTCGGCCTTCATGGAGAAAGAAGGCGCGGTATATTGGGCAGATCGCCCCCCGGCTTGGAACGATAGCAGCCTTCATCATCTCATCCGCAATCCCGCCTATCATGGCGAGACGGTGAGCGGTCAGAAGCTCACCGTCGAACCTGCACCGATCATTTCGCGCGATGCCTGGAGCCGCGCAAACGAAGCCATGACCGGCAGACACCGCAAGGGCAGCGGGGAGCGAGAGGAACGGCTGCTGTCCGGCCTAGTGGTATGCGGCTGCTGTGGGCGCGGTTACGCGCCATTCCGTTCGGGTCGTGCTGGGACGTTCTGGTACTATCGTTGCCAGGGTAGAAAGGTCACGACGGGTTGCTCCAACCCGAACGTGCGGCGCGACAAGCTGGAACAGGATGTCGTCACCGACGTCACCAAGTTCCTAGCCAGCCGGCTGAACCGCAAGACCTTCATGGACTTCCTGCTCGGGTTCGGCGCTCGGAAGGTCGAAGAGTTGCGCCGCCAGCTTGACGCCGCACAAGACGATCTCGCGCAGATGGAGCGCGATCACCTCGCCCTGGTCGACAATGCGATGGCGATGCGTGCGGCAGGCCTGGGCGATGCCGCCGTGAAGCCGCTCTATGACCGCATCAACGCCCTGATGCCGGCGATGGGTGAGCGCCGGCGGGAGGTTGATCGACTGGTTGAGGAACTCGGCCAGACCCGCGCCCAGGCCGTCGAGGATGAACGAGAAGCCGAAGAGGTAGCCTTCTTGGCGGAGAACTCACTGTTCCTAACGCCGGATCGCCCAGAGGCTTTCGAGCGGAGCCTGTTTGTCGATCCTCGGGAAGTTGTCCTGCTGGCCGTCAAGCAGATCACCATTAAGCCAGACGGCACCCCGAAGATCGACCTGAACGATGACGACGACTCGCTGGCCCGGATCGTGCGTTTCCTCGCAAACTCGATGCTCCGCATCCACCGGCAGCTTGAGCAACAGGCCGACGAGCGCCAGCAGCAGCGCGGCCACACGGGTGACATCGGCGATCATGACCAAGACCTCCTCGACATCGTAAAGGCCTTTGTGAAGGAGAAAAAGACGATGTTGCTCAGCGATGAGACTGATAAGCCGTTGGCATAGGCAAGCACGCTCAGATCCTTGGACGCATAGGCCATGGGGGACTCCGGGAGATCGGATTGGGCAGGGATTTTTCTTGCGGGAGGACGTCTTGCGGGAGGACGGCGCGGGCGTCGTGGCAGGTCCCGCCGCGACGCCCGGCGGCATCGGCCGCTCAGCTCTCCGCGCAGCGCAGGGTGACGACGCCGGTCGGATCGATCAGGGCGGCACCCTGGCTCATCATGTTGTTGACGAAATGGGCGGCGCGGTCGCCGTGCCAGGTGATGTCGGTCTTCACGTCGGCGCCCGCGGCATGGCCGACCGCCGTCTTGTGGTACCAGTGGCAGTAGCGCACCGCACCCGCCAGCCCGGAATGGGGCAGCCACAGCGTGCCGAGCCAGCGCTTGGCCTGGGTGCCGCGCCAGGGCAGCTCGTCGGAGCCGACATAGTCGGCGCTGGCGAATTCCGGGATGGCGAGAAGCTGTGACCACTGCTTCCAGCCGACCACCGCATAGCGCTGGCCGTCGTCGGGCACGTCGGCCTCGCCCAGCATCTCGAAGGCCAGCAGGACCTTCGCCTTGGTCAGCCCGTCGGTCTCGCCGCCGGCATGGTTGGTGGAGCGGTTCATCTCCGCCAGCAGAAGCTCGTCGGTCTTGCGGCCCAGCGCATAGGCGCCGGCGTTGGCGATGATCTGCCGCTCGTCGATGTTGGTCTTCAGCTCGTCCAGCCGGTCGACCCAGTCGCCGGCATAGAAATCGTAGAGCGCGCACTCCACCGGCGTGTGGTCCAGGTTCATCACCGGCACGGCGCCGTGGCGCGACTTGGTGGAGGCGGCGCCCTTGCCGACCTTCTGGAAGACGGTGGCGGCGCCGACGACGTTGTTCTTGGTGCGCACGGTGTTGCGCAGCTTGGAGCCCATGCGCTGGTAGGCTCGTGGACCTCGCGCTCGAACTGCTTGACGAAGGCCTGCGCGATCGTGGTGGACATGGGGATTTGTTCCTTTCGCGTTCCTTTGCGGATCCCGTCCGGCGGGCTCGGTCCGCCACCCGGTTGTCGAGGACGCGCGTCGGCGCCTCCGGCCGCGGGCGGAGCGCGAAAAAGAAAAGGCCGGCCGGGCCTTTCGGTTGTCCGGCCGGCCCTTTCCAGGACAGGCATGAGGGGAGGATGGAAGCGCCGCCCCGGGGCCGAGGGGATGGACCCCAGGCGTCGACAAGGACCGTTCTAGGACTTTTCGCCGAACGGTCAAGGACTATTTTCATACAGAAGGACCGAAGCCTTCAAAACGCTCGGTGGCGGCATGCTCAATGACGGACGGGGCCGGACAGCCAGTGGCTGACGATGGTTTCGCCTGCGCCTCCGGACAGGCGGATCGCCGTCGACGTGTCGCGCCACGCATGAATGGGTGTCCTCGTCCTTCGCCACCGTCTGGGGGCGGCACGCTGGCCGTCGCGTCGTCGAGCGGGACGCCGTAGATCTCCAGCCGGTGATCGACGATCCGGTAGCCCAGCTCGCGCGCGATGCGCTCCTTGAGCATTTCCAGCTCGGGGCTGGAAAACTCGATGATCCGGCCGGTGCGGGTGTCGATCAGGTGGGTGGTGGTCGGCGGTCGCCTCCTCGTAGCGGCGCGCCCGTCGCCGAGGTCCACGCGCTCGATCACCTGCGCGTCCTCCAGCAGACGCATGGTGCGGTAGACCGTGGCGATCGAGATCCGCGGGTCGATCAGCACGGCCGGCGATGCACCTCCTCCACGTCGGGGTGGTCGTCGCCTCCGACAAGACCTGCGAGATGACCCGGCGCTGGCCGGTCATCTTCAACCCCTTCTCCAGACACAATGCTTCGAGCCGCGACGTCATCGAATTGGCACCTTGGCCGTTGATCAAACGGCCCCATCATACTGCAAACCGCTCTCAATCCCAGAGCGGCGTTTGCGCGTCGCAACGCCGCAAGGCGGATCGTCGAACAAGATAGGGAGAATGACACGCATGACAGGGTTCCTCACCGGCAGACGCCTTGCTTCAGCCGCCTCTGCGCGGCTGCGCTCGCCGCAGGCCCCGCCGCCGCCCAGCAGGCCGGCGCACCCGCCCCCGCCCCAGCGCCCAGGCCGCCCTCGCCGACGCGCAGGGCAGGCAGGTCGGCACCGTCACGCTGACCAGGTTCGCCCACGGCGTCCTGATCCACGGCGCGCTCGACGGGCTGCCGCCCGGCTGGCACGGCTTCCACATCCACGAGACCGGCGCCTGCACCCCCAACTTCGCGGCGGCCGGCGGCCATTTCGCCGGTGCGGGCGCCAAGCACGGGCTGGAGGCCGACCACATGCATGTCGGCGACCTGCCCAACATCTGGGTCGGGGCGGACGGCAAGACCGGGTTCGAGTTCGTCACCCACCTCGTGACGCTCGACGACGGCCCGGCCGGCCTGCTGAAGCAGGGCGGCACCGCCTTCGTGGTCCATGCCCAGCCGGACGACTACACCGGCCAGCCCGCCGGCAATGCCGGCGACCGCATCGCCTGCGGCGTCATCAAGAAGAGCTGAGCCGGGGGAACCGGGGGCGGCGGGCACAGTTTCCTTGCCATTCCGGGTCCCAGCCCCTATGTGTGGGCGGTCGGGCCGGCCGTCGGCATGGGCGCATGGCCCCCGCCGCCGGCCCGACGGCTCCGCGCCTCCCCTGCGCGGAGTGCCGCGAAGCCCGGCGCACCCGGTGGTGCCGCCCTTTCTTGGTGTCCAGGACTCTCCATTCCATGACAGAATTCAACGGCCTCGGTCTGCTCGAGCCCCTTCTGCGCGCCGTCGCGGAAGAGGGATACGCCACGGCCACGCCGATCCAGGCCGGCGCCATCCCGGTGCTGCGGGGCGGGACGTGCTCGCCTCGCCCAGACCGGCACCGGCAAGACCGCCGCCTTCACCCTGCCCATCCTGCAGCGCCTCTTCCAGGCGAAGAAGCGGGTGGCCGCCAAGGCGCCGCGCACCCTGATCCTGACGCCGACGCGCGAGCTGGCGCTGCAGATCGGCGACAGCTTCAAGACAGCTTCAAGACCTACGGCCGGCACCTGCCGATCCGCAGCACGGTGATCCATGGCGGCGTCGGGCAGAGCCCGCAGGTCGCCGCCATCACCCGCGGGGTGGAGGTGCTGATCGCCACGCCGGGCCGCCTGCTCGACCTGATGGCGCAGGGCCACTGCCGCCTGGACGCCATCGAGATCTTCGTGCTGGACGAGGCGGACCGGATGCTCGACATGGGCTTCATCCGC is from Azospirillum thermophilum and encodes:
- a CDS encoding transcriptional repressor produces the protein MLIDPRISIATVYRTMRLLEDAQVIERVDLGDGRAATRRRPPTTTHLIDTRTGRIIEFSSPELEMLKERIARELGYRIVDHRLEIYGVPLDDATASVPPPDGGEGRGHPFMRGATRRRRSACPEAQAKPSSATGCPAPSVIEHAATERFEGFGPSV
- a CDS encoding DEAD/DEAH box helicase; its protein translation is MIHGGVGQSPQVAAITRGVEVLIATPGRLLDLMAQGHCRLDAIEIFVLDEADRMLDMGFIRDVRKVVAALPAERQTCCSPPPCRRRWPTSPTAS
- a CDS encoding superoxide dismutase family protein produces the protein MLQPPLRGCARRRPRRRPAGRRTRPRPSAQAALADAQGRQVGTVTLTRFAHGVLIHGALDGLPPGWHGFHIHETGACTPNFAAAGGHFAGAGAKHGLEADHMHVGDLPNIWVGADGKTGFEFVTHLVTLDDGPAGLLKQGGTAFVVHAQPDDYTGQPAGNAGDRIACGVIKKS
- a CDS encoding recombinase family protein, producing MGQDITRQAAVYARVSTERQADNDRVSLPDQIQRCKNRCLVDSFSISDELVFQDTTSGTKDETGRPGFAALLKAAEEGRFTRLYVLALDRLARDLVIGVKTLERLEQLGISFVSLQEPGVENVVVRNLLLTLAQEERRKIVSRTANGRSAARAKGRWTQGMVPFGYRLVDGVLQQDPDEAKVVRDIFNAVQAGKGRIAVAGQLNRDNILPPIVELRLPKRDRKARMRTNDPEIGGSWAGLSAFMEKEGAVYWADRPPAWNDSSLHHLIRNPAYHGETVSGQKLTVEPAPIISRDAWSRANEAMTGRHRKGSGEREERLLSGLVVCGCCGRGYAPFRSGRAGTFWYYRCQGRKVTTGCSNPNVRRDKLEQDVVTDVTKFLASRLNRKTFMDFLLGFGARKVEELRRQLDAAQDDLAQMERDHLALVDNAMAMRAAGLGDAAVKPLYDRINALMPAMGERRREVDRLVEELGQTRAQAVEDEREAEEVAFLAENSLFLTPDRPEAFERSLFVDPREVVLLAVKQITIKPDGTPKIDLNDDDDSLARIVRFLANSMLRIHRQLEQQADERQQQRGHTGDIGDHDQDLLDIVKAFVKEKKTMLLSDETDKPLA
- a CDS encoding tail assembly protein, which produces MTAIHLHGALGKQFGRTHSYHVRDAAEAVRALTATMPGFEHCFRQGQYRLVRGKHTRSGTDLTVDTLTLGLGSADLHIIPVPAGSKRGGGKAILGAVIMAVAIAGAIYTGGGSLALGAEASIGGVGFDVSYGSLGLFGATMMLSGISQMLTKTPKSTIVDANQSYLFSGPVNSTEQGGSVPLIYGRARVGSNVISSGMDTAQAGTAGTMVNSGNAGSTMGSVVGGLFGSDAGSGGTGSNANDAWQGGSGG